CCCTGGCTGCCGGGGCGAGTGCGCGCTGGGCATCGCGGGTCACCGGACGCGGCGCGGGTGCCATGATCGGCGGTCTGGTGGCGATGACGCTGGACCGCTCGGTGCTGCGTCAGCTGGGCGCGGGCCGGCGCACCGTCATCGTCACCGGCACCAACGGCAAGTCGACCACCACCCGGATGACCGCGGCGGCACTGGGAACCTTGGGTGCAGTAGCCACCAACGCCGAAGGCGCCAACATGGACGCCGGGCTGGTGGCCGCGCTGGCCGCACACAGGCGGGCCGAGTTAGCCGCCCTGGAAGTCGACGAAATGCACGTCCCGCACGTTTCCGACGCCCTCGATCCGACGGCCATCGTGCTGCTGAACCTGTCCCGCGACCAATTGGACCGGGTCGGTGAGATCAACGTCATCGAACGCGCGCTGCGCGCCGGCCTGGCCCAACATCCCGACGCGATCGTGGTGGCCAACTGCGACGACGTACTGATGGCCTCAGCCGCCTACGACAATCCGAATGTGGTGTGGGTGGCCGCCGGCGGTTCGTGGGCCAACGACTCAGTCAGCTGCCCGCGCAGCGGCGAAGTAATCGTGCGGGAAAAGGGGCACTGGTACTCCACCGGCGCCGACTTCAAACGACCCAGCCCACACTGGTGGTTCGATCCGGAAGATGGCGGGAAGCTGTACGGGCCCGACGGGCTGGCGCTGCCAATGCGGCTGGCGCTGCCGGGCGCGGTGAACCGCGGCAACGCCGCGCAGGCGGTAGCGGCCGCCGTCGCACTGGGCGCCGACCCCGTCGAAGCCGTCGCGGCGGTGGCCGGTGTCGACGAGGTCGCCGGTCGATACCGCACGGTCCAGGTCGGTCCGCACCAGGTGCGGATGCTGCTGGCCAAGAATCCGGCCGGTTGGCAGGAAGCGCTATCGATGGTGGACAAGCATGCCGACGGTGTGGTGATCGCGGTCAACGGGCAGGTTCCCGACGGCGAAGACCTGTCCTGGTTGTGGGACGTCCGCTTTGAGCATTTCGAGGAGACCCGCGTGGTGGCCGCCGGCGAACGCGGCACCGACCTGGCGGTGCGACTCGGGTACGCCGGCGTCGAGCACACCTTGGTGCACGACACGCTGGCGGCCATTGCTTCCTGCCCGCCCGGGCGAGTGGAGGTCGTCGCCAACTACACCGCGTTCCTGCAGCTGAACCGCCGATTGGGGCGACATGGCTAACACCGGCTTCTCGAAGGTCCGGATCGGGCTGGTGCTGCCCGATGTGATGGGCACCTACGGCGACGGCGGCAACGCCGTCGTGTTGCGCCAGCGGCTACTGCTGCGCGGCATCCCCGCCGAGATCGTCGAGATCACCCTCGCCGACCCGGTGCCCGACTCGCTGGACCTGTACACGCTGGGCGGCGCCGAGGACTATGCGCAGCGGCTGGCCACCCGGCACCTGATCCGGTACCCCGGCTTGCAAAAAGCGGCCGAGCGCGGTGCCCCGGTGCTGGCGATCTGCGCAGCCGTCCAGGTCCTCGGCCGCTGGTATGAGACCTCATCGGGAGAGCGGGTCGACGGTGTCGGGATGCTGGATGCGACGACCTCGCCGCAACAGCATCGGACCATCGGCGAACTGGTGTCCAAGCCGCTGCTGCCCGGATTGACGCAACCGTTGACCGGATTCGAGAACCACCGCGGCGGCACGGTATTGGGGCCTGCAGCCGGCCCGCTGGCCGCGGTCACCAAGGGGGCCGGCAACCGCGCGGGTGATGGCTTTGACGGCGTCGTCCAGGGCAGCGTGGTGGCGACCTACATGCACGGGCCGTGCCTGGCCCGCAACCCGGAACTGGCCGACTTGCTGCTCTCCCAGGCGGTGGGCGAGCTGATGCCGCTGGAGCTCCCCGAGGTGGAACTGCTGCGCCGCGAACGACTGTCGGCCCGCTGACCGGGACTCCGGTCCGGAGATCGCCGCGCGGCTCAGACCATGGCGCGGCGGCCGGTAAGCGCGCGCCCGAGGGTCAATTCGTCGGCGAACTCCAAGTCACCACCCATCGGCAGCCCGGAAGCGATACGCGACACGGTCAGGCCAGGGATGTCGCGCAACATCCGTACCAGGTAGGTGGCCGTCGCTTCGCCTTCGGTGTTGGGGTCGGTGGCGATGATCACCTCGGTGATGTCGACGTCGTCGACCCGCTCGCCGATGCGGGCGAGCAGTTCGCGGATGCGCAGCTGCTCGGGACCGATCCCCGACAGCGGATCCAGTGCCCCACCCAACACGTGGTAGCGGCCGCGGAATTCGCGGGTGCGTTCGACCGCTTGGATGTCCTTGGGCTCCTCGACGACGCAGACTAGCGAGCCGTCGCGGCGCGGATCGGCGCAGATCCGGCATCGCTCGTCGTCGGATACGTTGCCGCAGACCGCACAGAACCGCACGCCGTTGCGGACCTTGCCCAATACGGCCGTGAGGCGATCGATGTCCGGCGGTTCCACCGACAGCAGATGGAAAGCGATGCGCTGCGCGCTCTTTGGTCCGATGCCCGGCAACTTGCCAAGTTCGTCGATCAGATCCTGAACCGGCCCCTCAAACATGCAGGTCAGACACCCGGCACTTGGGGCGGCGGCCCCGGCGGCGCAGGTGGGGCGGGCGGACGCATGCCGCCTGCCAGCGCACCCAGCCGTTCCTGGGCCATTCGGGTTACCTGCTTGGAGGCATCGCCCATCGCACCGACGATGAGATCCTGGAGGGTTTCGATGTCGTTGGGGTCGACCACCTTCGGGTCGATCTTCACGCCGATCACCTCGCCGCTGCCCTTGACGACGACCTGAACCAGGCCTCCGCCCGCTTGACCATGCACCTCGGAGTTGGCCAGCTGCTGCTGGGCTTCGAGCAGTTTTTGCTGCATCTGCTGCGCCTGCGCCAGCAGTTGCGACATATCGCCTCCGGGTTGCATGACAGTCCCCTCGCATCTTGGTCTCGAGTTGGTTTCGCCTGCGGGTGTCGGGCGATTTGAAACATTCAGCGTAGTCCGACGGGCGTTACGTTGACGCAGTGGACATGAGACTGAGCCTTCGTGTCGGGGTCGCCTTGGTAGTGGGGGCGGTGGTGGCCGCCGCAGGGCTTTTCGTGAAGCCGCTGCTGCCCGCCGCTGCCGCTGCTCCCGGCAGCCTGGCCGGCATGATCGTGTTCATCGATCCGGGCCACAACGGGGCCAACGACGCGTCCATCGGGCGGCAGGTGCCGACCGGTCGGGGCGGCACCAAAGACTGCCAGGCCAGCGGGACTTCGACCAACAGCGGATATCCAGAGCACACATTTACCTGGGACACCGCGCTTCGGCTGCGGGCGGCGTTGAACGCGCTCGGTGTGCGGACCGCGATGTCCCGCGGCAACGACAACGCGCTGGGCCCCTGCGTCGACGAGCGCGCCAACATGGCCAACGCGTTGCACCCGAATGCCATCGTCAGCCTGCACGGCGATGGAGGGCCGGCGTCCGGGCGGGGATTCCACGTCAATTACTCGTCGCCGCCGCTCAACGCGGCCCAGGCCGGGCCGTCGGTGCAGTTCGCCCGGGTGATGCGCGACCAGCTGCAGGCCTCTGGCCTGACCCCGGCCACCTACATCGGCCAGGGGGGCCTGTACGGGCGTTCGGATCTGGCCGGCCTGAACCTGGCGCAATACCCGTCGATACTCGTCGAGCTGGGCAACATGAAAAACCCGGCGGACTCGGCATTGATGGAATCTGCTGAAGGCCGGCAGAAATACGCGGACGCGCTGGTCCGCGGGGTGGCCGGCTTCCTGGCCTCGCAGGGCCAGGCGCGCTAGCCGGACTGCCCTTCCAGCTCGCTCTTGAGGTTCGTCAGCGTCTGTGCCTGAATCTTCTTCAACCCCAACGGGGCAAACGTCTTCTCGAAGAAGCCCTTGACTCCGCCGGCGCCGGTCCAGGTGGTGGTGACCGTGACGCTGGCTCCGGGTCCGGCCGGGGCCACCGTCCAGTTGATCACCATCGACGAGTTCTGGTCCTTCTCGATGACGGTATGGCCGGCGACGTCCACATCGACCTGGACATTGCGCACCCGCGACTCGGTCGCCTGCAGCCGCCACTTGGCGACCGTGCCCTGCCCCTGACCGCCCTGCAGCACCTCGTACTCGCTGTACTGCGAGGGAAGAATCTTCGGTCGGACATTCTGGTAGTCGGCGACCGCTTTGAGCACGGCCTCGGGCTCAGCGTTGATCAGGATCGTGCTGGCTGCCCTCACCTGTCCCATCAGGTGCACTCCTCTGCTGTGATTGCCGCGCCGCAGTCGCTGGGTTCGCGCGGCCGGACGGTCTGCGTTCGAGGACCACGATATATGTGGTGCACAGGCGGGGAGCCCGGCAGTCCGCACCCGCCCCGCACACCGACCGCCTCGCTCAGGCGTCGTCGATGCGGCGTGCGCCCAACTCGTTCTGCAGCAGCTCCAGTGCGACTTCTTCGGGGTCCCGTCGCGGCTCGGACGAATCGTTGCGGCCCGCCTCGGCGAGCATGCTCTCCTCTTCGTCCTCGTCGCGTGCCGCGACCTCCGGTGCCGCGGGCTCCGCGACCATGGGTGGTGGCGCGACTTCGGCGACCGCGGGTGGGCCGGTCTCGCAACGCACCCGCCAGTTGACGCCCAGGGCGTCTTTGAGCGCCTCGACGATCACGTCGGCGTTGCGTTGTTCAGACAAGCGTTTGGCCAGCGGCGCCGCTTCGTGTGTCAGCACCAGCGTGTCGCCTTCCACCCTTAACACCGTCGCGCCGGACAGCATCACCGCGGTGGTCCGGCTTCGCTCCCGCACCTTGTCGCGGACCGTCGGCCACATGCTGCGCACCGCGGCGGCATTGGGCTCGCCCGGCGCAGGAGCCGGGCTTACGGGCGCGGCTACCGGCTCGGGTCGGCGCTCCGGCGCAGGCGGTGGCGGTGGCGGTGCGGCAGGCGGCGACGGTGCTGCGGGCTTCGGCTGCGGCGCGGGCTTCGGCGCGGCGACAGAGCGGCGGACCGGCGCGGGTCGGGCGGGGGGCACATACGCCGGTGCGCTGGGCTCCGCCGCCGCCTCGGTCGCAGGTATCGACATGGCCAGCCGCGTCTCAATGCGTTCGACACGTTGCAGCAGCGCCGACTCGGTGTCGGTGGCCGACGGCAGCAACAGTCGCGCGCACACCACTTCCAGCAGCAGCCGCGGGGCCGTGGCACCGCGCATCTCCCCCAGCCCGGCCTGGACCACCTCCGCGTAGCGGGTCAGGGTTGCCGCCCCCAGGCGGGTCGCCTGCTCACGCATCCGGTCCAGCACGTCCTCGGGCGCGTCGACCACACCGCGCGACACCGCGTCGGGAACCGCCTGCAGCAGGATGAGATCGCGAAACCGCTCCAGCAGGTCGGTGGCGAACCGGCGCGGGTCGTGCCCGGCGTCGATCACCGCTTCGACCGCCCCGAATAATGCCGCGGCGTCCCCGGCGCCGAGCGCGTCGACAGCGTCGTCGATTAGGGCGATGTCGGTGGCGCCCAGCAATCCCAGCGCCCGCTGGTAGCTGACCCGACCGCCCTCGGAACCAGCCACCAGCTGATCCAGCACCGACAAAGTGTCGCGGGGCGAGCCCCCACCGGCCCGGATCACCAGGGGGTACACCGCGTCGTCGACGACGACGCCTTCCTGCTCGCAGATCCGGCCGATGAGCCCACGCATGGTGCGCGGCGGCAACAGCCGGAACGGATAGTGATGGGTGCGGGACCGGATCGTCGGCAGCACCTTCTCCGGTTCGGTGGTGGCGAAGATGAAGATGAGGTGTTCGGGCGGCTCCTCGACGATCTTGAGCAGCGCGTTAAAGCCGGCCGTGGTCACCATGTGCGCCTCGTCGACGATGAACACCCGGTAACGGGACTGCGCCGGCGCGTAGAAGGCGCGGTCGCGCAGTTCGCGGGTGTCGTCGACGCCGCCGTGGCTGGCGGCGTCGAGCTCCACCACGTCAATGCTGCCCGGCGCATTGGGTGCCAGAGCCTGGCAGGAATCGCAGACACCGCAAGGGGTGGCGGTGGGCCCCTGAGCGCAGTTCAGGGACCGCGCCAGGATCCGGGCCGACGACGTCTTCCCGCAGCCCCGTGGCCCGGAGAACAGGTAGGCGTGGTTGATCCGGCCCGCTTGCAGGGCCACGGACAACGGCTCGGTGACGTGCTCCTGCCCCACCACCTCGGCGAAGGTTGCCGGTCGATACTTGCGGTAGAGAGCCACGGTGAGCAGGCTACCCAGCCTGTCCGACGATGCGCGCCGGAGGCGCGGGGAGGAGGCGGGCAATCGGGTACAGCCTGTCCGACGATGCGCGCCGGAGGCGCGGGGAGGAGGCGGGCAATCGGGCACAGCCTGTCCGACGATGCGCGCCGGAGGCGCGGGGAGGAGGCGGGCAATCGGGCACAGCCTGTCTGACGATGCGCGCCGGAGGCGCGGGGAGGAGGCGGGCAATCGGGCACAGCCTGTCCGACGATGCGCGCCGGAGGCGGGACGGGCTCCGCCGGGGCGAGTGTGACAAAGCCGACGGTTCTGGCCCCCGTGATTGAAAAATCGGCACCGCGTCAATCCAATTGACAGTTCAATCGCGGAAAGTCGAGTGTGACTCGCCTATCGGTGAGCTGCCGGGGAGTACGCGGCAAGGAGCCTGTTGAAGACATGTGGGACGACTGGTTTGGTGAGCCTTCGGGCGTCAGCTGTCGCGCAGGAAGGACTTCGACCAGGCAGTACACCGTACGGCTGAACACGTCGGCAGTCCGTCAGTCTGTTGGCCCCGCAGGCCAGGTCCGGTGGAGCTGATTGCGTGAGCAGCGGCGACGGAAAAGGTCCGCGGTCGGCACTGGACAGCGACGAGCTCGTATCGGTCGGCGCGCCCATCGACCTGGAAAACTGTGCACGCGAGCCGATCCACATCCCCGGAACCATCCAGCCGCGCGGCGTGCTCGCGGTGGTACGCGAACCCGAGTTCGTGGTGTGCCAGGTCAGTGCCAACGTCGCCGCGTTGCTAGGACGCTCCGCCGATGGCGTTCTCGGTCGGCATCTGTCTGCGCTGATCGGCGCCGATCAGGCAGCGCGGATCGGAACGGCGGCAGCGTCCTTCGGCGACCTTCGGGAACGCAACCCCCTCGAGTGCCAAATCGACGTCGACGGTGTGCCACGCGCCTTCGACGCCATCCTGCGGCGGGAACCAGACGGGGCGCTGCTAGTCGAGCTGGAGATCGCCTACGGCGAGCGACCCTTCTCTTTCCCGAACACATACCAGGCGGTGCGGAGCTCCATTGAGGATCTGAACCGTGCTGCCACCCTGACCGAGCTGTACGACACCACCGCGCGCGCGGTTCGCGACCTCACCGGCTTCGACCGCGTGATGGTGTACCGCTACGACCAGGACTACAACGGCGAGGTCGTCGCTGAGGCCAAGCGCGGCGACCTCAATTCGTTCCTCGGGCTGCATTACCCGTCCACCGATATCCCCGCGCAAGCCAGGGCGCTGTACGAGAAGAACTGGATCCGGTTGATCTCGGACGTCGACTACACGCCGACGCCGATGGTCCCGCCACTGGACCCGGACAGCGGGCAGCCTCTGGACCTCACCTATGCGACGCTGCGCGCAGTCTCACCGATCCATATCGAGTACCTGCAGAACATGGGTGTACATGCGTCGATGTCGATCTCGCTGCTGCGGCACGGTCGGTTGTGGGGCCTAATTGCCTGTCACCATTACGCCGGACCGCACTTGCCTCCGTTCGGCACCCGGGCGGCGGCCGAATTCCTGGGCTCAACTTTGTCGCTGCGCCTGGTCGACCGTTTCGAGGACGACCAGCTGCACAAGCGGCTGGCCGCTCAGGCGGTGCTCACCAAAATCATCGCCGCGACGCTGGACGACGGCGAACCGCTTGCGTCGGCGTTGCTCGGGGCGCCCAGTCTGCTCGACTTGATTCCCGCCGAGGGCGTCGTGGTCAACATCCAGGGCGACCGCCGGGAGCGCGGCACAGTGCCGCCGCCGGATGTGGTGGCCATGGTGGCCGCGTGGGCGCGAGGCGTGGGCGAGGAGATCGCCAGTAGTGAGAACCTGATCAACGACCTGCCGACGCTGAAACTCGACCCGCAGTTGGCCGCGGGCGCGCTAGCGCTCAACCTGCCCGACGGGCAGTACGCCATTTGGTTCCGCCGCGAAGTGCTGCGTTCAGTGGACTGGGGCGGGGACCCGTACAACAAGGCGATCGCGGTCCACGAGGGCGACTCGCTGCGGCTGAGCCCACGGAAGTCGTTCGAGCGCTGGCGTGAAATCGTGCATCAACGCAGCGATCCGTGGACGCTCAGCGAAACCGAGTCCGCCGAGACGTTGCGGCGCCACCTGGTGGAGTCGCTGTACCGGCGCACCCGGAGTGCGCTGCGGATGGCTGAGACATTGCAGCGCAGTTTGCTGCCAGAGTCGATACCCCGGCTGGAGAGCTGGCAGCTGTCGGCGCACTATGAGCCCGCCGCGGGCGACAATGTCGGCGGCGACTGGTACGACGCGTTCGAGCTGCGGGACGGCCGCCTGATCCTGCTGCTGGGCGACGTCGCCGGGCACGGCATCGCCGCCGCCGGAACCATGGCGCAGCTGCGCAACGCCTTACGGGCCCAGCTATTCGCCGGCGCCTCGCCCGCCGAAGCACTCAATCAGCTCAATGACTTCGCCGTACACATGCTGCCCAGCTCCTTCGCCACCGTCATCGCGGCCCGGATCGAGCTCGAGTCGGGGCAGGTTGAGGCGGCATCGGCCGGGCATCTGATGCCCTATCTGACGAACGCCACCTCCCAAGCCACCCAGGCCCCGATCCGGATCTCGCCGCCGATCGGGATCAGGGGCGTTACCTACGCACCGAGCATCTTCGTCGTCGAACCCGGCCACGGATTGGTGATGTACTCCGACGGGTTGGTGGAGCGCCGTAGCGAGTCGATCGACGACGGTTTGGCTCGGTTGGCCGAGACCCTCACCCAAATCGGCAACGCATCAGCTACGCGGATCTGGACGGCCATGTCGACGGCGTTGGGCAACACCGACGACGACGTCGCCATCGTCAGCCTGCGGCGGCCCTGATCAGGTCCTGATTAGGCGCTGATCATCGACACAGTGCCGCTACTGAAGTTGGTGACGTACACCGCGCCGGTCGCCGAGTCGACCGCGACGCCGTAAGGTGCCGAGCCCACTCCGATGGTGGCGGTAACGGTATTGGTGCTGGGGTTGATCACCGACACCGTGCCGTCGAAGGAATTAGCGACGAACACATAGCCGTTGGTTTGATTCACCGCGACCGCGAAGGGTGCGTCTCCCACCGCGACGTTGCTGGTGACGGTGTTGGTGGTCGGGTCGATCACTGACACGGTGTCGCTGCCGGCGTTGGCGACGTACACGTTGCCGCCGGGTCCCACCGCTATACCGCGCGGATTGCCGCCCACGGAAATGGGTGACCCGGTGACGGTGTTGGTGGCGGGGTCGATCACCGACACGGTGTCATTGGCATTGCTGGTGACGTATACGTTCCCGCCCCCGTTGGTCGCAACGCCGTAAGGATCACCCAGGACGACGGTGGGGGATCCGGTGACCGTGTTGGTGGATGGATCGATCGCCAATACGTAGCCGCTGCCGACGTTGGTGACGTAAACATCGCCACCGGGGTTGACCGCCACGCCAAGGGGATTGGTACCGACCGGGATCGATGAACCCGTGACCGTGTTCGTGGTTGGATCGATCACCGACACCGTCCCGCTACCCCAGTTGGTCACATAGACGTCGCCGCCGGGGTTGACTGCCACTCCGTAGGGCTGGTCACCGACAGCGATGGTGGCAACGATGGTGTTGGTAACGGGATTGATGACCGCCACCGAGTCGGTGTTGATATTGGTGACGTAGAGGTAGCCATCAGGGCCGACCGCCACCCCGTACGGAGTGCTGCCGCCGCTAAGCGTGGTCACAGTGCCTCCGGAGCCACCGGTCCCGCCGATACCCCCGATACCGCCCACGCGACCAACGGCAGCACTGCCGGTTCCGCCGGCAGTGCCCGGTGCGTTGAAGCCGGCAGTAGCGGCCCCGCCTTGAGCGCCAGCGCCGCCGTGCCCGCCGGCGCCACCGAGCCCGTCCACACCGCCATGCCCACTAGTCCCAAGGAAACCCGTTCCGAAGAGCCCGGCCGAGCCACCGGCACCACCGAGCCCACCGTTACCACCGGCACCGCCGGTCCCACCAGCCCCGCCAGCCAGTCCCCAGCTGGTACTCACCGCGCCGGTTCCGCCGGTGCCGCCTAATCCCCCGTCGCCGCCGGCGCCGCCAGCACCGCCGACGCTGAACAGACCCCAACTAGCGCCGCCGGCCCCGCCCCGGCCGCCGGCACCCCCGGCATATCCGACAGCACCGGCCTCTGCGTTGCCGACACCCGAAGGGGCCACTGTCAGGCTGTCGCCGGCGTCGCCGCCCATCCCGCCGTTCCCGCCGGGCCCCCAGAACAGCGCCCGGCCAACACCCCCGGCACCGCCAGCGCCACCGGCACCCCCGGCACCGGTCGTACTGTCCGCACCGATGCCACCCATGCCGCCGGCCCCGCCGCGACCGGCCCACCAACCGCCGGCACCACCTGCCCCGCCAGCACCGCCCGCGCCACC
The nucleotide sequence above comes from Mycobacterium vicinigordonae. Encoded proteins:
- a CDS encoding Mur ligase family protein, which codes for MITARARLALAAGASARWASRVTGRGAGAMIGGLVAMTLDRSVLRQLGAGRRTVIVTGTNGKSTTTRMTAAALGTLGAVATNAEGANMDAGLVAALAAHRRAELAALEVDEMHVPHVSDALDPTAIVLLNLSRDQLDRVGEINVIERALRAGLAQHPDAIVVANCDDVLMASAAYDNPNVVWVAAGGSWANDSVSCPRSGEVIVREKGHWYSTGADFKRPSPHWWFDPEDGGKLYGPDGLALPMRLALPGAVNRGNAAQAVAAAVALGADPVEAVAAVAGVDEVAGRYRTVQVGPHQVRMLLAKNPAGWQEALSMVDKHADGVVIAVNGQVPDGEDLSWLWDVRFEHFEETRVVAAGERGTDLAVRLGYAGVEHTLVHDTLAAIASCPPGRVEVVANYTAFLQLNRRLGRHG
- a CDS encoding type 1 glutamine amidotransferase, whose product is MANTGFSKVRIGLVLPDVMGTYGDGGNAVVLRQRLLLRGIPAEIVEITLADPVPDSLDLYTLGGAEDYAQRLATRHLIRYPGLQKAAERGAPVLAICAAVQVLGRWYETSSGERVDGVGMLDATTSPQQHRTIGELVSKPLLPGLTQPLTGFENHRGGTVLGPAAGPLAAVTKGAGNRAGDGFDGVVQGSVVATYMHGPCLARNPELADLLLSQAVGELMPLELPEVELLRRERLSAR
- the recR gene encoding recombination mediator RecR, with protein sequence MFEGPVQDLIDELGKLPGIGPKSAQRIAFHLLSVEPPDIDRLTAVLGKVRNGVRFCAVCGNVSDDERCRICADPRRDGSLVCVVEEPKDIQAVERTREFRGRYHVLGGALDPLSGIGPEQLRIRELLARIGERVDDVDITEVIIATDPNTEGEATATYLVRMLRDIPGLTVSRIASGLPMGGDLEFADELTLGRALTGRRAMV
- a CDS encoding YbaB/EbfC family nucleoid-associated protein, which encodes MQPGGDMSQLLAQAQQMQQKLLEAQQQLANSEVHGQAGGGLVQVVVKGSGEVIGVKIDPKVVDPNDIETLQDLIVGAMGDASKQVTRMAQERLGALAGGMRPPAPPAPPGPPPQVPGV
- a CDS encoding Rv3717 family N-acetylmuramoyl-L-alanine amidase; translated protein: MRLSLRVGVALVVGAVVAAAGLFVKPLLPAAAAAPGSLAGMIVFIDPGHNGANDASIGRQVPTGRGGTKDCQASGTSTNSGYPEHTFTWDTALRLRAALNALGVRTAMSRGNDNALGPCVDERANMANALHPNAIVSLHGDGGPASGRGFHVNYSSPPLNAAQAGPSVQFARVMRDQLQASGLTPATYIGQGGLYGRSDLAGLNLAQYPSILVELGNMKNPADSALMESAEGRQKYADALVRGVAGFLASQGQAR
- a CDS encoding SRPBCC family protein, with product MGQVRAASTILINAEPEAVLKAVADYQNVRPKILPSQYSEYEVLQGGQGQGTVAKWRLQATESRVRNVQVDVDVAGHTVIEKDQNSSMVINWTVAPAGPGASVTVTTTWTGAGGVKGFFEKTFAPLGLKKIQAQTLTNLKSELEGQSG
- a CDS encoding DNA polymerase III subunits gamma/tau; this translates as MALYRKYRPATFAEVVGQEHVTEPLSVALQAGRINHAYLFSGPRGCGKTSSARILARSLNCAQGPTATPCGVCDSCQALAPNAPGSIDVVELDAASHGGVDDTRELRDRAFYAPAQSRYRVFIVDEAHMVTTAGFNALLKIVEEPPEHLIFIFATTEPEKVLPTIRSRTHHYPFRLLPPRTMRGLIGRICEQEGVVVDDAVYPLVIRAGGGSPRDTLSVLDQLVAGSEGGRVSYQRALGLLGATDIALIDDAVDALGAGDAAALFGAVEAVIDAGHDPRRFATDLLERFRDLILLQAVPDAVSRGVVDAPEDVLDRMREQATRLGAATLTRYAEVVQAGLGEMRGATAPRLLLEVVCARLLLPSATDTESALLQRVERIETRLAMSIPATEAAAEPSAPAYVPPARPAPVRRSVAAPKPAPQPKPAAPSPPAAPPPPPPAPERRPEPVAAPVSPAPAPGEPNAAAVRSMWPTVRDKVRERSRTTAVMLSGATVLRVEGDTLVLTHEAAPLAKRLSEQRNADVIVEALKDALGVNWRVRCETGPPAVAEVAPPPMVAEPAAPEVAARDEDEEESMLAEAGRNDSSEPRRDPEEVALELLQNELGARRIDDA
- a CDS encoding SpoIIE family protein phosphatase; the encoded protein is MSSGDGKGPRSALDSDELVSVGAPIDLENCAREPIHIPGTIQPRGVLAVVREPEFVVCQVSANVAALLGRSADGVLGRHLSALIGADQAARIGTAAASFGDLRERNPLECQIDVDGVPRAFDAILRREPDGALLVELEIAYGERPFSFPNTYQAVRSSIEDLNRAATLTELYDTTARAVRDLTGFDRVMVYRYDQDYNGEVVAEAKRGDLNSFLGLHYPSTDIPAQARALYEKNWIRLISDVDYTPTPMVPPLDPDSGQPLDLTYATLRAVSPIHIEYLQNMGVHASMSISLLRHGRLWGLIACHHYAGPHLPPFGTRAAAEFLGSTLSLRLVDRFEDDQLHKRLAAQAVLTKIIAATLDDGEPLASALLGAPSLLDLIPAEGVVVNIQGDRRERGTVPPPDVVAMVAAWARGVGEEIASSENLINDLPTLKLDPQLAAGALALNLPDGQYAIWFRREVLRSVDWGGDPYNKAIAVHEGDSLRLSPRKSFERWREIVHQRSDPWTLSETESAETLRRHLVESLYRRTRSALRMAETLQRSLLPESIPRLESWQLSAHYEPAAGDNVGGDWYDAFELRDGRLILLLGDVAGHGIAAAGTMAQLRNALRAQLFAGASPAEALNQLNDFAVHMLPSSFATVIAARIELESGQVEAASAGHLMPYLTNATSQATQAPIRISPPIGIRGVTYAPSIFVVEPGHGLVMYSDGLVERRSESIDDGLARLAETLTQIGNASATRIWTAMSTALGNTDDDVAIVSLRRP
- a CDS encoding PE domain-containing protein, with translation MSSFLVVDTDVLAAASADAAQIGSAVRSAAVSAAPATVRVLPAAADEVSAAVSSWFSEFGQEFQTLGAQVGLAHERFVQALNASAGAYAGAEAASVAPLQTLLNVVNAPTELLFGRPLIGNGADGAAGTGQAGGDGGFLWGNGGAGGSGAAGQAGGKGGSAGLLGRGGAGGAGGNAVNGGAGGAGGAGGAGGWWAGRGGAGGMGGIGADSTTGAGGAGGAGGAGGVGRALFWGPGGNGGMGGDAGDSLTVAPSGVGNAEAGAVGYAGGAGGRGGAGGASWGLFSVGGAGGAGGDGGLGGTGGTGAVSTSWGLAGGAGGTGGAGGNGGLGGAGGSAGLFGTGFLGTSGHGGVDGLGGAGGHGGAGAQGGAATAGFNAPGTAGGTGSAAVGRVGGIGGIGGTGGSGGTVTTLSGGSTPYGVAVGPDGYLYVTNINTDSVAVINPVTNTIVATIAVGDQPYGVAVNPGGDVYVTNWGSGTVSVIDPTTNTVTGSSIPVGTNPLGVAVNPGGDVYVTNVGSGYVLAIDPSTNTVTGSPTVVLGDPYGVATNGGGNVYVTSNANDTVSVIDPATNTVTGSPISVGGNPRGIAVGPGGNVYVANAGSDTVSVIDPTTNTVTSNVAVGDAPFAVAVNQTNGYVFVANSFDGTVSVINPSTNTVTATIGVGSAPYGVAVDSATGAVYVTNFSSGTVSMISA